The Chionomys nivalis chromosome 1, mChiNiv1.1, whole genome shotgun sequence sequence ccGGTGGCGGCGGCGGGGAAGGCggaggagaggcagaagcagccagCTGTGTCTGCAATGAATGATCCCCCAGCTGAAGGGGAGGACTCCAGGTGAGCCTCTGCCCTCGGGAGGACCGGGATTGCCCGGCCGCCCAAGCCCCGCATCCCCCGCCATGGATCCCTAGGGGAacggaaaaaggaggaggaaaagatagCTCTGCCGCCCACCCCCatctcattttcctcttcctttatcTCATTGTTGCCGAAGCTGTTTACCGTAGCGCTCCCTCTTGCCCCAGCATGGGGCGGGTTCCAGGCACTGCCCTTCGGCAGGAGCTGCTTGCGCGGTTGCCTGGGGATTCTGCCTAATTCTACCTCTCCAGTCTGTGCACAGAAAACCGTGGAGAGCTGTGGAGGCCTGAACTGCAGCAGCCTCGGGGCCAACTCCCTGCATCCCCACCCTGGGAGGCTGCATGCGGATTGAAGAGCAGTGTCTGGGGGCTGGGCCAGCCCGGCTGATCCCGACCTAGGAATAGGACAGGAGGACCTCCCAGGCTGCAGAGTGGCCCATCTGGAAGGACAGAGTCACAAGATGGCCAGTAAGTCCAAGGCCAGCGAGGCCCTGAAGGTGGTGGCCCGGTGCCGTCCCCTCAGCAGAAAGGAGGAGGCTGCTGGTCATGAGCAGATTCTGACCATGGACGTGAAATTGGGCCAGGTGACTCTGCGAAACCCCCGCGCGGCACCCGGGGAACTGCCCAAGACCTTCACTTTTGATGCCGTGTATGATGCTAGCTCCAAGCAGGCGGATCTGTATGATGAAACGGTGAGGCCCCTAATAGACTCAGTGCTTCAGGGTTTCAATGGCACCGTGTTTGCCTATGGCCAGACCGGCACTGGCAAGACCTACACTATGCAGGGGACCTGGGTGGAGCCAGAGCTCCGCGGGGTTATCCCCAACGCCTTTGAGCACATCTTCACCCACATCTCCCGCTCCCAGAACCAGCAGTACCTGGTTCGTGCCTCCTACTTGGAGATCTACCAAGAGGAGATTCGAGACCTGCTATCCAAGGAGCCAGGCAAGAGGCTAGAGTTGAAGGAGAATCCTGAAACAGGGGTCTATATCAAGGATCTCTCCTCATTTGTCACCAAGAATGTCAAGGAGATTGAGCATGTGATGAACCTGGGGAACCAGACCCGGGCAGTGGGCAGCACCCACATGAATGAGGTCAGCTCCCGGTCCCATGCAATCTTTGTCATCACAGTGGAGTGCAGTGAGCGTGGCTCGGATGGCCAGGACCATATCCGAGTAGGCAAGCTCAACCTGGTAGACCTCGCTGGCAGTGAGAGGCAGAACAAGGCAGGTCCCAACACAACTGGAGGACCAGCCGCACAGCCCACATCTGGTGGTGGCAGTggaggtggcggtggtggtggtggcagcagcggAGAGAGGCCTAAGGAAGCCTCTAAAATCAATCTCTCCCTGTCTGCACTGGGCAATGTGATTGCTGCTCTAGCTGGCAACAGGAGTACCCACATCCCCTACCGGGACTCCAAACTGACCCGACTGCTCCAGGACTCACTGGGGGGCAATGCCAAGACCATCATGGTGGCCACACTGGGTCCAGCTTCTCACAGCTACGACGAGAGCCTCTCCACCCTACGCTTTGCAAACCGAGCCAAGAACATCAAGAACAAACCCCGGGTGAATGAGGACCCCAAGGACACACTGCTGAGGGAATTCCAGGAAGAGATCGCCCGCTTGAAAGCCCAGCTGGAGAAGAAGGGCATGCTGGGCAAGCGGCCTCGGAGAAAGAGCAGCCGTAGAAAGAAGGCTGTCTCGGCCCCAGCTGGTTTCCCAGAGGGGCAGGTGATCGAGGCCTGGGTGGCCGAAGAAGAAGATGACAACAATAACAATCACCGCCCACCCCAGCCCATTCTGGAGTCAGCTTTGGAGAAGAACATGGAGAATTACCTGCAGGAACAGAAGGAGCggctggaggaggagaaggccGCCATCCAGGATGACCGTAGCCTAGTGAGCGAGGAGAAACAGAAGCTTctagaagagaaggagaagatgcTGGAGGATCTGCGGAGGGAGCAGCAGGCCACAGAGCTGCTCGCGGCCAAGTACAAGGTAAGGGCCCCAGAGGATGAGAGAGGTCCTCAACAGGGGATCAGTAGATTTCCCTTTGAGGGTCTGTGAGTTGGCCTGCGGCGGAGTATGCCACCTTAGGACCGTATACTGACCACTGTCCTAGAACGGCTAAGCAGAGTACTGTGATACCAGGTAACCAGGTACgcttacatgcatgcacacacacaaagcagaatgGTCAGGTTCTTGAACCGGTGAACTTGAGATGGGCTCTCTTGCTGCTGTCCATTTCTGCAATGGCCCCAGGATTGGTCAGGTCTATACGAAACccatgtgggattctcctcttgTGAGTGTGGCTTCTCATTCCTACATGGCCTTCTCTCCCGATACCTTTTCCCCCTCTGAGGTGTCTTCAGATCTCATATTATGTTAATAGTATCTGATGTTTGGACAGCACTTCATGGTTTACAAAATACCCCACATTTGTCTTACCTTGTCTCATCTTCACAGGAGCCATTCAGCACAGTGGCTTTTAAATCCCTACCTTACTGATGAGGGATTAAGGCTCAGAAAGTGGCAGGACCAAGGTTCCAGAGCTGAACTGGTACCTGTAAACACCAGGCCTTTCGTCTTTAGTAGCAAGGTCAGACCATGAGACAGAGAATTCTGATTCCTATGGAAATGACCCACTGGATGACACAGTGCCAGGCCCGCTCCTTGGTGTCCCTAGGAAGGAGACTCAGAGTGTCATGTAggaaggaggatggagagagaactGGACTCTATCCCAGAGACCTAGAGTTCATTGAGTAAATGGCTGTTTTTGCCTTTTCCTCCTTGCCTCCATTTCCGTTTTTATAAAGTAGGATGTTAGCTTGGGGGATCACTGAGCGTCTACCAATCTGATAACTCTATGGCCCGCATTAatctgagaaaaaaagaacaaaacaattgACCTACACAATGAGGCCTTATGTCAGTCATGCCCAGTTTCCCATTGTCCTGAGAGATGTCAGGACTTCAGCATTCTTCCTGAGTTGTCCACTTCCCAGACAACCTCGGACCCTACATGGAGCTAAGTTACTGAGGCAATCATAGACCCGTTAaatttcttcctgttcttttttttcttctttgtaaataGAATGTCTTGTAGTCTAGTTTGGCCTAGAACTctgtatgtagctgaggatgaccttgaactaattatcttcctgcctccatctcctgattgctagaattacaagcaagaaccatcaccatgcctgactttatgCACAGCTGGCGATCAACCCcagagttttgtgcatgctagatAAATACCACCAACTAAGCTATACCCCCAGCTGCCTGTTAAATCTCAGTGCTGCGGATGTCACAACCCAGTGTTCCAGGCATTTCCGGATCCCTGGAGCCTTTGACACTGGGGTTGAAGGAAAAATATGGAGAGTCATGAGTTTGCTTAGAAGATCAAACACTgccatttcttatttcttcttaggAATATGGGCTAGGAATGGGGAGGCCCAGCCCACAGCCACTGGAAGTGTGACAACTGAGCCATGTGCATTGTCTCTGTACTGGGATATGCTGCTGCAGCCGTGGCTGTGGCCTGgcatgtttaatatttaattccCTCATGGAGAAGCTCAACCAAGGTTACTGAGCTGCTTCCTCAAGGGAAGGATCAGGGTCTGGTACCTGGGAGATGCAGGGTGTTAAAGGCAAGGCTGCCAGTCCAGTCCTATGTAGCAGCCTAAGAGATAGGGTGGTGTTATTGACTGGGAAATCCTATTTGACCCATCAGTCATTGATTTCTCTTCCAAGATATCACTTATGCTGTTAAGCCGGGAGGCAGTGTGGGTAACAGAGGCTAATAAAGGAATAAAGTACAGATGGGTGTTTCAAATGTTCTTATTGGGAACTGACTGGTATCTGTATGATTTTTTTACCCCTAAGGTAATGTAAGAACACAGGTAATAGGACAGTCAGGAAATCAGGGTGGAGTTGTGCATAGTGGCATGCATCTGGAGTCCCAGTTGCTTGGAAGACGGAGGCAGAATAGTTCAAGCTCAGGAGTCGAGGCTTGGTAGTAATGCATAGCCCATTTTCCAACCTGGGCAACATGTGGAGACCCTGTTTCGAAATAAATACACAAGCAGATCTGCCAATCGATTGGTCAATAAAAAGACTgaggtcagtggtggcacacatctttaatcctagtctctaatcccagcactcaggaggcagtggtaagcgtatctctgtgagttcaatgacagcctggtctataagagctagtacCAGTTCAggttccaaaactatagagaaatcctgtctcaaaagacaaaaaaagaagaagaagaaggaggaggaggaggaggaggaggaggaggaggaggaggaggaggaggaggaagaagaagaagaagaagaagaagaagaagaagaagaagaagaagaagaagaagaagaagaagaagaagaagaagaagaagacgacgacGACGACTGGGGTGACCAGAACTGGAATTACTACACTGGGTGTATAGTCCATGCAGCATTATAATCTTATTGTTGGCAGGGGCCCTGGAATACTGGTATAGGATTGGTGCAGGGTCACACAGTGGCCTGAGCAGAGCCCAGCCTGTTCATGGGCAGGCAGCCTAGCTTCTTCGCGTTGCTGTGTACATTCCTGGCAAAgtagtttggtttttcttttctctctctctctttctttctttctctctctctctctttctctctctttctttctttcttgctctcgctcactcttttttttgtttgttttgttgttttttttgtttgtttgtttttgagacagggtttctctgtgtagctttggctgttctggaacttgttctgtagaccaggttggcctcgaactcacagagatccacctgcctctgcttcccgaatgctgggattaaaagcgtgtgccaccaccgccgggcttttttattttcttattagtaTATGTTCATCATATATAATTTTCCATTATGATAgtgttatacatgtatataatgcattttgattatATATACTCTCTCTTGTCCCCCTCCTACTTCCACTGGTCCCCTTACTCTTTCCTACCAACACCTCttctttccctgtgtgtgtgtgtgtctgtctgtctgtctgcatgtgtctgtccCAATGAGCTTCATTTAAATTGCTTATAAGAGCATGGGCACCTTACTggtatcctgtgtgtgtgtgtgtgtgtgtgtgtgtgtgtgtgtgtgtgtgtgtgtgtgagggtgtcttccttctccag is a genomic window containing:
- the Kif3c gene encoding kinesin-like protein KIF3C, whose product is MASKSKASEALKVVARCRPLSRKEEAAGHEQILTMDVKLGQVTLRNPRAAPGELPKTFTFDAVYDASSKQADLYDETVRPLIDSVLQGFNGTVFAYGQTGTGKTYTMQGTWVEPELRGVIPNAFEHIFTHISRSQNQQYLVRASYLEIYQEEIRDLLSKEPGKRLELKENPETGVYIKDLSSFVTKNVKEIEHVMNLGNQTRAVGSTHMNEVSSRSHAIFVITVECSERGSDGQDHIRVGKLNLVDLAGSERQNKAGPNTTGGPAAQPTSGGGSGGGGGGGGSSGERPKEASKINLSLSALGNVIAALAGNRSTHIPYRDSKLTRLLQDSLGGNAKTIMVATLGPASHSYDESLSTLRFANRAKNIKNKPRVNEDPKDTLLREFQEEIARLKAQLEKKGMLGKRPRRKSSRRKKAVSAPAGFPEGQVIEAWVAEEEDDNNNNHRPPQPILESALEKNMENYLQEQKERLEEEKAAIQDDRSLVSEEKQKLLEEKEKMLEDLRREQQATELLAAKYKAMESKLLIGGRNIMDHTNEQQKMLELKRQEIAEQKRREREMQQEMLLRDEETMELRGTYSSLQQEVEVKTKKLKKLYAKLQAVKAEIQDQHEEYIRVRQDLEEAQNEQTRELKLKYLIIENFIPPEEKNKIMNRLFLDCEEEQWKFQPLVPAGVNNSQMKKRPTSAVGYKRPISQYARVAMAMGSHPRYRAENIMFLELDVSPPAIFEMEFSHDQEQDPRVLHMERLMRLDSFLERPSTSKVRKSRSWCQSPQRPPPSTAHAHASMASAPLHPATAVDHD